ACCGATGCGGCCCTGGTGATCGGTGGCGGTATCGGCGGTATCAGTGCCGCGCTGGAACTGGCCAACATGGGGCACAAAACCTATATGGTGGAAAAAGAACCGTCCATCGGCGGCGTCATGGCTCAATTGGATAAGACCTTTCCCACCAATGACTGCTCCGCCTGTATCCTTACCCCCAAAATGGTCGAGTGTTACAACCATCCCAATGTAGAGGTTCTGGCTTACGCTGAAGTCGATGACGTGGAAGGTTATATCGGCAATTTCAAGGTTAAAGTGCGTCAAAAACAGGCCTATGTAGACTGGAATAAATGCACCGGCTGCGGTGATTGCGCGGCCGTCTGTCCGGCCAAGGTGCCCGATGCCTTTAACGCCGGGCTGGATATGCGTCGGGCCGCCTATATCATGTTTCCCCAGGCCGTACCCAAAAAAGCGGTCGTTGACATGGACCATTGCAAAAACTGCGCAGGACGGATCATCGGTTCCGAACCCAAGCTGAGCAAAAAAACGGGAAAACCCCTTCTGGCCCCCTGTGAAAAGGCCTGTCCCGCCGACGCCATCAACCGCTCTTTGCCCCTGGACCCCAAGGGGACGATCAAAGAGATTGAAGTGGGCTCCATTGTCGTAGCCACAGGCTTTCAGGTCATGGAAAAAGAGTGGTTCAAGGAGATGGCGCCCAAATCTCCCAACGTGATCACCGCCCTGCAGCTGGAGCGCCTGATCAGTGCCACCGGACCTACCGAAGGAAAACTGCTGCGTCCCTCGGACAATCAGAAACCCCACACCCTGACCTTTGTCTCTTGCATGGGTTCCCGGGATGAACACTTTCACACCTACTGCTCCCGGGTCTGCTGCATGTACATGATCAAACAGGCGCGCCTGTTAAAAGAGAAATACCCGGATCTGATCATCAACATGCATTTCATTGACGTGCGCACCGCCGGCAAAGATTATGACGAGTACTATACCGGATCACGCAAGATGGGTATCAACATCTTCAAAGGCAAGGTCGGCGGCCTTGAGGTCCTGCCGGGCGAAAACTTACGTGTCCTGGCCTATGATATGGAATCGGCCACCCCCATTGAATACGAATCCGACCTGGTCATTCTGGCCACAGCCATTGAATTGCCCAAATCCGCCACCGCTCTTGCCCAGAAATTGGGCTTGCAGTTCTGCGGCAGCCATTTTTTCCGGGAACTGCACCCCAAACTTGGGCCTGTTGAAACCTCCACCGAGGGGCTGTTTATTGCCGGCTGCTGCCAGGGCCCCAAGGATATTCCCGATACCGTATCCCAGGCCAAAGGCGCTGCTGCGGCCGCTGCCGTTCCCCTGGCCCAGGGCCGGGTGAGAATTGATCCCACCATTTCCGAGATCGTCAGTGACCGGTGCAGCGGCTGCGGGGTGTGCGTTCCCCTTTGTCCCTACAATGCCATCTCCATGCGCGATGCCGGCGGTAAACCCCGGGCCCGCATTGAAATGTCCGCGTGCAAGGGCTGTGGTGTTTGCACCTCGGCTTGCCCTTCCGGTGCCATTGTGCTGCATGGCTATGAAGAAGATCAGATTTTTGCGCAGATTGCAGCGCTCACCGTTTAAAGGAGGTTTTGATGAAGATCGAACAGGAAAAAATCAATGAAGCCGTAGAAACCATCATGGAATACGGTGGAACCGGCATCCTTAACTGTGTCCAGTGCGGTGCCTGCTCAGCGGTCTGCCCGGGTGTTAAAGCCGGGTTCCCATTGCTGTGCCGCAACCTGATACGCCATTTGCTCAACGGCGAACTTGAAGAGATCATCGAAGATCCCTCCTCATGGGGATGCCAGGCGTGCAACCGCTGCACCGAGGTCTGTCCCCAGGGGGTTCGTCCCCAGGAGGTTGTCTTTGCCTTCCGGCGTTACCAGGGCAATGAAATGGCGTTCTCCACCTCGTCCATCACCAGCCAGATGAATCTTTATGAAACCGGCCATGCCGTGTTCACCGATGCCCGGGAATTAAGAGAACAGGTTGGCCTGCCTGCACAACCACCCACTTCGGCCTACAATGAAAAGGCCCAGCAGGAGATTCAGACGTTAATTATGGACGGTCCCATGGGCGACCTAGGACTATTCTGATGATTGAACGAAAAGTCACCCACCTGCGGCGTTGCTGCACAAATCTAAAATCCTCACGTACTATAGTACGCTCCGGTTTCAGCTTTGCTTGCGCCTTGCATCTGGGCAACTTTTCATCCAATCAAAAAGTTATATTAAGATAATATTCTATAGAAGGATAAATATAATGGAAAAAATAGGACTCTATCTTGGATGCAATATTCCGCTCAAAGCACCTGACATTGAGCAGTCCATCCGCAAGGTGTTCCCGGTTCTGGGCCTTGAACCCGTTGATCTGGACGGTGCCGGATGCTGCCCTGCCTGGGGTACCGCCCCCTCTTTTGACATGGACACCTGGTGTGCAGTCTCTTCACGCAACATCACCCTTGCCGAAGAAAAAGAGCTTGATATCATGACCGGATGCAACTCCTGCTTTGGCGTGCTGTCTGAAGCAAAACATTTTCTGGATAACAAGGAACGGCGGGACCGGGTCAACCAACGGCTTTCAGCCATCGGCCGGGAATTTAAGGGCACCAGCGATGTGTATCATCTCTCCCATATCCTGCATCGGCAGATTGGTGTGGAAAAAATAAAAAACAGTTTGAAGTATAACCTGGACGGTTTGAAAATCGCCGTGCAGACGGGATGCCACAACCTGTGGCCATCGGATGTATACAAAGTCAAAGAAGATAACCCCTATTCGCCGACCATGCTCACCGAGCTTTGTCAGGCAACCGGGGCATTAGTGCCGCACTATTCGAAACTTTCGGCCTGCTGCGGTATGGGCGGCATGCGCTCCACGGATGCGGAAAAATCCCTTAAGCTGTTTAAGGATAAACTGATCTCAATCAAAGAAGAGATTGATGCCGATATCATTGTCACTACCTGTTCTTCTTGTTTTTTGCAGTTTGACATGTCCCAGCCCATTTTACAAAAGCGTGGTGAAATTGATTTCGAACCCATCCCCACCTTTTACTACACCCAGCTGCTGGCCCTTTGCATGGGATTTGACCCCCAGCAGGTGGCCGCCATTTCAAACATCGACAGAAACGCTGTGATTGCTGAGATTCAAAGCGAGAAACGCCTTGTCCAAAACCTTGAAGCGCAGGAGGCTTAACTCATGTCCTGGAGACCGAATATTGTTGGATTTGCATGTCAATGGTGTACCTATGCCGGGGCTGACCTGGCCGGTAATCTGCGGGCCAAGTACCCGGCAACCATTAAACTGATCAAAGTGCCCTGTTCCGGCCGTGTGGAACCCGAACATGTGCTCGAAGCCTTTGCCCGGGGCGCAGACGGCGTGCTCATCGGCGGCTGTCATTATGGTGACTGCCACTATAAAACCGGCAACTATAAAACCAGCAGCAGAATGACACTTTTGAAAAAGACCCTGGAAGATTTGGGCTTTGATGAAAGACGCTTTCGCCTGGAGTGGATTTCCGGTGCCGAAGGCTACCGTTTTGCCGAAGTGGTTGGAGAATTTACCAAAGAACTTGAGGAACTTGGACCAAGCCGGGTACTGGAGGAAGTAGCAAATGGCTGATAAGTTAAAAACGGCATTCCTGCTGGCCGGCGGCTGTGCCGGCTGCGAGATGAGCGTGGTGGATATGTCCGAAAACCTGGTGGGAGCGTTGGATGCCCTGGACATTGTTTTTTGGGCCCCCACCGTGGCCGATGTGAAGTA
This window of the uncultured Desulfobacter sp. genome carries:
- a CDS encoding 4Fe-4S dicluster domain-containing protein; this encodes MKIEQEKINEAVETIMEYGGTGILNCVQCGACSAVCPGVKAGFPLLCRNLIRHLLNGELEEIIEDPSSWGCQACNRCTEVCPQGVRPQEVVFAFRRYQGNEMAFSTSSITSQMNLYETGHAVFTDARELREQVGLPAQPPTSAYNEKAQQEIQTLIMDGPMGDLGLF
- a CDS encoding hydrogenase iron-sulfur subunit encodes the protein MSWRPNIVGFACQWCTYAGADLAGNLRAKYPATIKLIKVPCSGRVEPEHVLEAFARGADGVLIGGCHYGDCHYKTGNYKTSSRMTLLKKTLEDLGFDERRFRLEWISGAEGYRFAEVVGEFTKELEELGPSRVLEEVANG
- a CDS encoding CoB--CoM heterodisulfide reductase iron-sulfur subunit A family protein, which encodes MAKVGVYVCHCGSNIAGVIDVAAVRDFAEELPDVVIARLNLFMCSDSGQEMVKQDIRDGLVDRVVVAACTPRTHEPIFRAACEQAGLNKYLFEMANIRDQASWVHGNDHDGATEKAKKVVASAVGKARYLEPLEDKYVDVTDAALVIGGGIGGISAALELANMGHKTYMVEKEPSIGGVMAQLDKTFPTNDCSACILTPKMVECYNHPNVEVLAYAEVDDVEGYIGNFKVKVRQKQAYVDWNKCTGCGDCAAVCPAKVPDAFNAGLDMRRAAYIMFPQAVPKKAVVDMDHCKNCAGRIIGSEPKLSKKTGKPLLAPCEKACPADAINRSLPLDPKGTIKEIEVGSIVVATGFQVMEKEWFKEMAPKSPNVITALQLERLISATGPTEGKLLRPSDNQKPHTLTFVSCMGSRDEHFHTYCSRVCCMYMIKQARLLKEKYPDLIINMHFIDVRTAGKDYDEYYTGSRKMGINIFKGKVGGLEVLPGENLRVLAYDMESATPIEYESDLVILATAIELPKSATALAQKLGLQFCGSHFFRELHPKLGPVETSTEGLFIAGCCQGPKDIPDTVSQAKGAAAAAAVPLAQGRVRIDPTISEIVSDRCSGCGVCVPLCPYNAISMRDAGGKPRARIEMSACKGCGVCTSACPSGAIVLHGYEEDQIFAQIAALTV
- a CDS encoding CoB--CoM heterodisulfide reductase iron-sulfur subunit B family protein, whose translation is MEKIGLYLGCNIPLKAPDIEQSIRKVFPVLGLEPVDLDGAGCCPAWGTAPSFDMDTWCAVSSRNITLAEEKELDIMTGCNSCFGVLSEAKHFLDNKERRDRVNQRLSAIGREFKGTSDVYHLSHILHRQIGVEKIKNSLKYNLDGLKIAVQTGCHNLWPSDVYKVKEDNPYSPTMLTELCQATGALVPHYSKLSACCGMGGMRSTDAEKSLKLFKDKLISIKEEIDADIIVTTCSSCFLQFDMSQPILQKRGEIDFEPIPTFYYTQLLALCMGFDPQQVAAISNIDRNAVIAEIQSEKRLVQNLEAQEA